In Anabas testudineus chromosome 12, fAnaTes1.2, whole genome shotgun sequence, the genomic stretch accTTAGGTTGCaggccgaacaggataaacatttattgaacacactaaaagtAAACGTCTCCTAAATGCGTCTCCTGATGTATGATGCTGTGATGCGCTGTCAACTCACCAGTACAGTTCTCCTCCTGCATCTTTACCTGCATCCTCCCACTAACCCACTGTTTTCACCGCACATCGCTGCTGCTTCATCTGTTGTGAGAGCTACTAGTTTGTCCTGAGGTAGTTTCATGTCGGTTGCACTTTGaatatgttttcaaaatgtctacTTCTGTCATTGTCCCGTGCATTGATTTAATGTCCATTATTTCCTCTATAACGCTCAAATCGGAGTCCATTCCACGGATAAAGATGGCCAGCTTTGCAGTGTCCGTCATGTCAGTACTTTCATCCACAGTAAGAGAGCATGCAATAAAGTCTTCTACTGCTTCTTTCAATCAACTGTGTTCTTAAATCAGTGGCCATCTCACAAACACGATCATCATCTCAGGCTTACATTTCACAACACCTGCTTTTTGTCTGGACACCAGACATCGCACACCTTTATCATCTTAGATTAAATTCCTAATTACAGCCACAAATCAGACAAACAGGTTTACCTGAAGGCTCAGTTTTCAGAATCAACTTATATATTTGCCATTCTTCAGGGTTACCTCTGACCTTACAATAGTGTTTCCCAGGTAACCTATGGTTTGGTAGCTGTTGCGCTGTATTTTCGGATCTGTAGTTATGTTTTAtcagcgcttcatatcgccgggccattaataactataataatagaTCAATGTAAAATGATCACATAATTGTACATAATTGTATTATGGGCCGGATATGGCCCGCAGGccttgagtttgacacatatggtGTAGAGCACCTTCAGGGATGTTCTCACTGAACCAGGTTTCTGTGAAGCACAGGAGAGTTTCAACAACCTCCTCTGCTTGTTGTTACTCTgctttattctctctttttctctcttctcacttTTTACTCACTCTAACCAGTTGAAGCAGATAGCTGCCCATCCTGAGCCTTCCTtcaaagggagttttttctctcaaTTGCCATCTAATGCTTCTCAAAAAGGATTTGTTGTGCTTTCTATATAACTCTATACATTTGTATATGTTTCCTACATAATTTTAGTTcttagtatatatatatataaagtgccttgagattacttttgtCATTATTTGGTGCTATTTCCTTTACATCACCCTTTGCAGCCTCCTTCCCTGGGAGGCTGAACAGTATGATAGCGTAattaatatgtaataatgtagttctaaaaaaatctaaatttttaAAACAAGTGGTTTAACATGGTCAATGCCACCAGTTTgatgaaatgtaatttctgaACTAGAAAACTGTAGAATCTTAtatgtctttttcattttatatgtCACATAGTTTATTCTCAGGTTTACATGGAAATATCACAGGTTTAATGTGGGCTCATAAACCATTTCAAAGGACTAAGCAATTGTACGAacacctgcgtagcaataacttgtatgaagatttccagtcaggatttagagtacatcatagtacagaaacagcactggtaaaggttactaatgatcttctattggcatcagacaatggactactctctatactcgtcatgttagatcttagtgctgcattcgacactatagatcacaacattttattacacagactggaacatgtaattggaatcaaaggaacagcactagagtggtttaaatcgtatctatcggatagatttcagtttgtacacgttaatgatgagtcttccatgcataGCAAActcagctatggagttccacagggatctgtgcttggaccgattcttttcactttatatatgtcccccttaggcaatattattaggaaacactctataaaatTCCATTGTTATGCATATGATACCCAGCTGTACTTATAgctatgaaaccaggagaaactgatcaattagtcaaacttcaggaatgcttaaaagacataaagacctggatgtcctccaatttccttctcctaaatccagacaagacagaggttatactgtttgggcctaaaaatctcagcgacactatgtctaaacacattctcaccactaatgacttagttctggcctcaagtaatactgtaagaaacctcgggGTTctctttgatcaggatatctccttcacttcatacataaaagaaatctctagaactgccttttttcacctaagaaacattgctaaaattaggagcatcctgtcccaaagtgatgctgaaaaactagtccatgcatttcttacttccagactgaactattgtaattccttattaatgggatgtcccaataactcattaaagagcctccagttaatccaaaatgctgcagccagagttctgactggaattagcaagagagatcatatttctccaacgttagcttctctccattggctccctgttaaatccagaattgaatttaaaattcttcttctcacttataaatcccttacAAATCAGGCTCCATcactctacgttctcagacgGCAAGgttacttgtggttcctagagtttccaaatgtagaatgggaggcagagcctttagctaccaagcccctctcctgtggaaccagctcccagttcaggttcgggaggcagacaccctctctacatttaagactagacttaaaactttccttttttataaagcttatagttagagatggatcaggtgactctgaaccatctcttagttatgctgatatagcttaatctgctgggggacctctactcataaactgagctcctctcctctctcctttctcctgtatcaatgcaaatgccaccattgcatgtcattaactttgtgtcatctctctcttttagttgtgtttcctcctctctgtctccctctctctgtacttttctgcaggtatcctcggcctggagctgtacatctccagaatccagttcatctgcccaatgttaTTGaagcttgttgttgtctttattgcctgctgttcttttctctcttctctttccactcaccccaaccggtcgaggcagatggccgcccactatgagcctggctctgctggaggtttcttcctctaaagggagtttttcctctccactgttgcctaaagcttgctcaaatgggattgttgggttttctccataattttttgtataaatattttctgtaaggtcttaaaccttacactgtaaagtgccttgaatTGAACTAACACTTGAAGTCATGATGAAAGAAATTATATGGCCACCTTCTAAATCAATGATTCACTCTTGTGGAAATGTGCAACAtaattgtgattttaaatgtgatacTGTGGACTAAAATAGACCAAGCACACAACTATGGAAATGGATCAGGGCACATGAGACATAATTTGTACACGTGGATTGGCCACCAAACAGTCTAGatcttaaccccactgagaatccTTGGGATCTGCTGGAGAATAATTCACACAGTAGTCTGGCCCCTCATCGAGTCACAATCTTGGCgagaaattaatgcaactttggatgaaaaaaaatgtgGTGACATTGCATAAATTTATCAAGCAAAgttgtgctgtaatcaaagtaAAAAGTGGTCCACGAAATATTAACGTGTgtcattttttctcttttgccagGCTTTGAACTTAAATACATAATTGATACTTCCTTCAGATAAGTCTTCATTTCTGTGTCCACAGTTTGGTGTTTCCTGATAGAACATTTTATCTTTGTGCAAAGACTGGGGTGGAGGCAGACGAGTGGATCAAAATCCTGAGGTGGAAACTGGTGagtcaaaaagacaaacaataacacaaacaaagtgtTTTCATACCTTAGTGCGTTTGCTCTGGTCCGGGTCACTTGATAGGTTTGTAAATATGTAACACTTTCCCCTTAGTTCAGTTCTTCTCCACAAGGATTTTGAATGTGTCTGCTGTGGGAACAAAAAGTATACAGGAAGAAAGTCCTTTTGTTGTGGACTACAACAAAGGACTTCTGGGAGCAGTTGTTTTGGTGTGCACCCAAGTGCAATTACTGTATTCATACCAGACAAAATACCCCTAGGGTGAAATCAAACTTGATTTCGATTTAAATACAGGTATGAAACACATAATCTACAACATATATCTACAACATGCCACTTTCTTGCAGTCTTGCAAATATTGCAGTccaactttcattttttttttactccagcgttattagtttttttatggttaggtttagacacTCAGGTTAATGCACTGACTTAAGATCAGGGAAAGACAGTGGGCTGGGTTAATAGAGACAATTTAATTCATACACTGtctgttttaaaatcaaatccaaAACACAATTTGTGTTTAACCCTTTTTTTCAAACCTAACCTGGCACAGGAATCTGAACTCAATCTCTAGGCTCATCATTCCCAGACCTTTGTCAATCCTGCACATTGTTGAGGCTGTGTACTGTAGACCTAAGCCTAACCCTAAGACGAGTAAGACACATTCAAATTGATCAATGTAAAtgattgtttaaaaaagaaaaacaatgattaCCACTTTGGGATGGAGACTGTGATCGAGATTGTCTAATGAAGAGAAGAAACtctttttgtctcatctgtaTTTGTCATGCTGTGCTGACAGGAGATCTTGTCGTAATTTTCgttatattttctttgttattgttttagtcATTAAATAAACCTTTAGTGAACAAATACTTAAAGTAAAATCTTTTGGTTGAAAAAGTTAAAACTGGTATACGATTCCACTTCAAACAACATCAAGTTCATGGTTGCAGTCCCAGTGAGATGGTGACagcacatatttatttacataaactTGTATGTTACTGTTACAATACAATGCAACACAACTTGCAAAGTTAGTTAATTACTTGGTTAATGTTAGAAAACATGTTCTATGGCTTATCTTGTCTCCAGCTATGCCCCGCCCACCAAAAATCATAATTTTTTACTCACTAGGAAGGGCTTCCTTGACTCACAAAgttaataaaatgtacaatatataaatTTAAACTGTGTGACCAAGTTGCAGTCTGAGGTTTTGCAGCCAGCAGTGACACTGTCTTTGTTTACAGTCACAGATAAGGAAAGGTCGATGACAACTGTCGTGGAAGATACAGGATATGGACCGAAGCCCCACCTTCATAAAGAATCAGCTGGATGGACAATAAAGACCATTCAAAACGCAAGCGTAACCTCCACTATACCTACCACTGGGAGGTTCCTACAGACCAACAACCTGGATGTGGCTGCATTTTGCTTTAAGACAGTTATTCATTACAAAGACATTTATGGTACTTTCTTTGGTAGCAGTCTTACTTGGCTGCTTTCTTTCCCAATAGAGTATTTCTTTACATCTTGAACATGAAGAATTgaacaattaattaaataaataattaatttaagcTCCTTCTCATCTACCTGTTTATTTATGTCACAGTACTGAGCAATATTTTAGGTCTCACAGCAAGCCACAGAAACCAAACCTGGACCATACATTTGTGGGCTCTAatcaactatcttcagactgaagaagctacttggatgagtagtgaaacgtttcaacctaacaagaaggaaattcagttgccatgactcaacttccagatatatGCTACTTATACATTTTTCCTGAAAACTGTGCTTCCGCTGTTCTCTTTACTTCCTGGCAGTATTTCTTAGCAACCATCCCAAGTATTGTCAATCAATATTACTGCTGTTAATAATCTTATGATTACGGTACTTATTTTATGTACCCCCTACTAGTGCAACACTACATTTCTTCATGTTCAACTTTACAATCAGACCCTTTGcaacaacatttcaaattaGCTTAGGTGCCTCTCATTTCTCTTGATCATTACTGAGATGATTCTACATCTTGATTGGATTCCACTTGTAGTAAATTACATTGATTGAACACAGTTTGGAAAGGCACACACCTCTTTATAGAAGGCTTCACAGCTGACAAAATTTACTCTATCAAAAAATACAAGATCAAAGGAACTGCCTGCAGAGCTTAGGGACTGCGTTATTCCAAGGCACAGGCACAGAGAAGCCTTAGTAAGAGAGAGGTGACCATTGGGTTCTTGGAACCACAAAGTTCCATAAGGAgtgttttagaaaaacaaaattacaaagtGACTCTGGTGAGAGCTGAAATAAAACCCCAACTACAGATCTGTCTTTTGGAAGCTTATTTCCAAAAACAACAGTCACACAGTGTTCAAAGCAGTCTGCAGAGTGAAGCGCAACATAGTGAGGCTTCTGTCTAGCCATACCAGGTTTAGTATTTCTACTTGACTTTCATTTTTGCTTCTGCTTCTTCAGCTTCACTGCATTTCAGAGGAAATGTCATATTTAGTTTACTAAATTTGAGAGGACAATCATAGGACTTTTTTTACACtccacagtgtaaaaataaccAGCTACTTAGAAGTATGTTAACTAATTCAGATTATTAgattcaaaacatttaatatcACTTACTTTAACTAACAGTTTGTTAGTTAAAATAAGCTCTTTTATTAACAGCTGCAACATTCAAGTTAATTCAAGTAATTCAAATCCAATTAATATCATATTTATTGGTATGAAATCATCCATTTTGCatagtgtttttactttgggtacctgttttatattaatactTAATGGAAAAATTTACCATTTTGAATGCAGCACTTGTTCTTTAACAGTAGGTCTACACAGTAATTTTACTTATGAAAATTCTAAGtactacaaacacattttgcattaaaaaggTTAGAATGAAAAAGGTAGTAAAACCACTTGGGTGCTGCaagtgaaacatttattttagttgacTTTGTTCAACTGTGGAAATTCTCAtgaaagaacagaacaaaaagcaTATAGGTAAGTAAGGTAAACAAGTCTGAGAATGTCAACACTTTCAGGTCATTAACTGGAAGTGTAAAAACCTCCATACAGGTTTTCCAACAGGGCACTCATACACCATTATCTTGATCAGAGTTGTCCTGTCCTGAGCTTATGTCACCTCTACCACCTGCCTCAGCTCCTCTATTAGTGGTGCCAGCTCCTTCTCCAGACTCATGATCAGACCTGAGAGGAAACAGTGTACCATTGTTACTTCACAAGTCAAAAACATAGAAGCTCAGAGTAGTAACGCAGGATGAATTGCAATGTCTGTGGTGACCCCTTGACCTTTTTTCTGACACCACATCATTTCTGCACACAAGAAAATCACAATCTGACATTAGCAGGCTAATTACCACTAAAACCTAATGTGCATATTCTTATTCCTCGTACAATGTACCTGTTTGACATTTCCTCTCTCCAGTCCGATGACGACATTTACATAACTACTGCTGGGGCTATAAGAGCAGCTGGATCATCTTAGTGGTGTTTGTTGTGCAGCCACTAGCAGGGCTTTAAGCAATATCGTAAGGTCCAATCAGCACTGGTACTGGTTTGTTAATGGGGCTTAATGATTTTGGAAAATAATCTAATGTTCAAATTTTCTAATATTGTGGCTGTACTGTAATTTATAATgcaattttttaaattctcCAAACACAAGCAATAAATGTGACCATCAcaaatgagaaacattaaacaaaaacttGTAGACCAGGCCTATATGTTATAATCAAATCAAGTGATGTATGAATTGAtatgataaatatttttacataactACTTCTGTCCCTGTGTTACAAAATCATTCTAGCAAATCTGAATGTAGTTGAGATCCACTTATCAAATCTGTTTCAATAATATGTGCtgggtttttatgtttgttgtggtttttgtaCAGAACATTGTAGAGTGTAGCCATAGcacattttaccattttatgCATCAGATTTTGCTTGTAGtgttagaaaaaataaagaacattatAAGAGATTAATTGGCCAGAGATCCCAATTTACTTGTACATTATTGGTACTACACAATGGAACCAGTTTTCAGAACCTATCCCTACTCATTCATAAGGTCATCTATGTTTCAGTATCATCGTATATACTTTATTATACttagacagacaaaaaaaaataaataaataaaaaataaaaaaataaaaaaaacaacaatataggTACAATAAGCATTCAAAGATTTTACCTGTGTTAGCATTGCTGCTGGCAATGAAACTGATAACCAGTGGCAAACGATTGAACTGCACAATCTGTTGAACACAGACATAATAAACACGTCAGACTCAGGAAAAACATTATAGTCACAGGCCAGACATTAACCACCTGACAGCTTTTGCAGAACATGTTTTAACAGCTCATGTCTTACACTGAcaatttttagttttaaacaaatgtacagtaaattgtCATATGTACACATCTGTGGCATCTTGTAGGTGGTTGAAAATGACTTAATATAGCCAAAGGTTAAACAGTTTCTAAAATAAATCTATCGGAGCTGCATTATTATTAGGAAAGTGGCATCTGACCTGGTAGGTATTGTAGTAGCAGATGATGCTCTTGTTCTTCGAGAGGCCCAGCTTACTGCCCTGATCTGTGGCCAGAGCAAAAGTAGACAAGAAGCCAGGTCTCAGAGCATGGACTGGGGCATTATCATTGGCAACTGCAGGAAcacaataaacataaatgaaacagAATGGAAGGACGAACGGGAATACAGAGTTCTTTTCAAACGTGATTGATTTTGCaagtgtgatgtgatgtgaaaatTGTACCAGGTTCACATCTGAATCCCTAAAACTGTGACAGCATTCTGATAAGTGTGGGTTTGTAAAATGCCTTTAACACTTGCAGCATTTCTGAAAGATGAACTCAGAGCTGTTCCATTAACATAAAATCTCTAGAATTGCCttttttcacttaaaaaaacatttataaaattagACGgatcctgtcccaaagtgatgctgaaaaactagtccatgcatttgttacttccaggctggactattgtaattcattatgaATAGGATGTCCGAAtaagcctccagttaatccaaaatgctgcagccagagttctgactggaattagcaagagagatcatatttctcctacattagtGTAGTGTAggatgggaggcagagcctttagctatcaagctcctctcctgaggaaccagctcccagttcaggttcgggagacagacaccctctctacatttaagactagacttaaaactttccttttttataaagcttatagttagagatggatcaggtgactctgactcaactcttagttatgctgatataggttagtctgctgggggacctctactgacacactgagcttctctcctctgtcctttctcttatatcaatgcaaatgccaccattgcatgtcattaactttgtgtgttctctctcctgtagttatgcttcctcctctctgtctccctctctatctgtacttttctgcaggtatcctcggcctggagctgtatatctccagaatccagttgcctgcccaatgttcttgctccttgtggttgtttttgttgcctgctgttcttttgtctctcctctttccactcacacaAACCAGTCGAGGCATATGGCtacccaccatgagcctggttctgctggaggttcttcctctaaaggaagttttttcctttccactgttgcctaaagcttgctcaaatgggattgttgtgaattggcgctatacaaataaaatttaactgaactgaattgaattgaataaagaatgaatgtaaacacactgcCATCTAGTATCACTGTAATAAACATGACACTACCTGTTTTTGTATGAACTTAAGAAACAAGGatactgtaaatctgtgtatACATGATGCATATGAGTAATCTGATActgcacatatatatatatatatatatatatatatatatatatatatatgtttgtaaaACAGTGCACAACATATGAGCATATACAAATTCAATGAATATCGACTTGTGGTACCATTGTTAATTGTTCCTGTGTATTTAAAATTGACCAAAGGCTGGAAATCAAATAGGGAAATTACATGCAAATGATCCCAATGAGCATTTCAGTTGTTCCAGGTACATGCTCAAAAAGCACatatgaataaaagaaatgttctAATCATAATGCTGCATATGTTACACATAAGTGACAGCATAGCACACAACCCAGTTTACTGTGATCTTCTGTTGTGGTGGAAATGCATAAAGTCAGGGTACAGAGACAAATTAACATAGACATGAGTAGAGTAAACCATTCCTAGTACCTTTCTTACCTTTGATAACTGGGACGCCATCTCTGTCTGTTACTATAACTGCATGAAGACCTTCAACACTGAGGAAGAAGACAGATTTCGCAAATGAAACTGTACTCTGTATCTACTTATATTCTCACTGTCGACTACACAGAACATAGATTATAATACACACCTTTGCAGCTGCTTATAGAGATATCTCTTCAAATCCtgaaaaaaaggttaaatagAAAACGAAAGTCGAGCCAGCTCATACAAACATGAAATCCAATATGTTAGGTTCCATACACTCAAATAGCGTATTAAAGATAAGATAACgtaagatattctttattgatcccacattggggaaattcgaTTGTTACAGCATTTAGTGGACATGCTGAGTTGCACGTTATACATATCCATATGTATAAAGTCTTGTTTTATTGTCGCTATATAGCACTTTATGTATTTCTAGTAGCGCACACGTCATACTCACATCAGCCATGGCGACCAGTGTTTATCTTGTTCTCCGAAGAAATCAGCAACTGCGGAAAGACAACAAGCTCCATTAAACATTGAGTTGAAACATGCTAACATGTTAGCTAATCAGCAAGACAGCTAGCGATATCTAGTCAAGTCAAAACCGTAAATACCATCACATACCTTATTTGAATCCCCTGTAATAGACTTTACAACAAGTTTAAATAACTACATACTAAACGAGATGCACAAGCTGCAGAGACGTAGTCAGAAATCACATGACAGATCTTGTTTAACTTCCGGTTGGTGAAGCGTTCGGGAGAATCAGTACTGCGCACGTATGGCATGGTGCATATAACCATAGAACAATAGAtatatttaaagcattaaattgAGCTCTACATCTTTAGGTGCACCTCTTCTTGTCACATACAAAACACTTGCTATAGTTTCATAAAACGTGTagcatcttcctgcagatgCAGGATCTAAGCTTTATtccaaaattaattaaattaattatttgcaTCTTCCAAATTATATTGCAATCAAGGATGGTGAGTGGAATCAGGATGCATCAGAGCTCTgttttgagtgtcatggcaaaaaTAATTCCAAACAAacctctttcactttcacattatggggtatttttgGTAGAAtttttaaggaaaataaaaaaaaattaatccattttggaatagtgatgtaacataacaaaatgttgaATAAGTTCAACACttaatactttctggatgcattGCAGATATTTGTTGGCTTAGTGCTGCTTATAACTTTACCAGAGATGCGGTTGACCAGCCTCATAAACTGTGGCCTTTCTGTAAGGTAATCACAGAAGAGGCCGGGCTGGGAATGACATTACTAGTACTAATGCACTGCTGATGCTGGTCCAATAAGAAGGTTatggttaatttttttttaaacctaattGAGAATAATTTAGAGATTGTCTCTGGGAACAACAACATACATTTTGCAATATTAtacttatattatatatgtCTATGGGCAGTATGGTCAGTACTATCACCTCGCAGCTAGACTTTCAGGGGTTCAAACCTGCTGGCTCTGGATTTCcagtggagtttgcatgttcacCTCAAACCTGCATGGGTATCCTCCCTTAATCCAAAGACATGAACAttatttgtgactttaaaaaTAAGTGGATGGTTAGTGTAGaagatcactgccttccatgtggAGACGTCCATGTGAAAAatatcaaagcaaagtgctatcaaagaagtgtttctgcTTCATGAGATGCAAGTACAAGAGAGAGCAGAAAGGTATATtttgcaaaggaagatgcaaaagagttctgtttttagcagttttttaaatattgaaagtgaggttGCTAAGCGTCTattctttctgatgttgtggatggcatatctacatgacctagagactgaggcgatgtgttccgtgaaggtcagttgGTCATCGATGACCCCCAGATTTCTGGCCTTCTTAGCAGGGACAATCAACGTAGATccaatgttgatgctgatgttgtgttgtgacgAAGATCTGGCAGGGAAGACAAGAACTTCAGTCTTGGAGATGTTAAGCTAaagatgtctttctctctttctccaagTAGAGATGCGTAACGAGACAGTAGAGTCATCCGGCGGACAGGAAGAACTGTGTGTTGTCCGCATAGCAGTGATAGGAAAAGTCATGTGAATGGATGATAGGGCCTAGAGAAGTATCAAGTGTCAAAAGGATACGACAAAAAACTGGCACAACCACCAAAACAAAGTGACATAAACCAACCTAAAACAGCGGAGtacaaagtagaaaaacaaatgaatgctGAATGAATGCATGAAAACCAGACACCAGGGACATTGAAGAGGCCACACAGT encodes the following:
- the lamtor3 gene encoding ragulator complex protein LAMTOR3, whose protein sequence is MADDLKRYLYKQLQSVEGLHAVIVTDRDGVPVIKVANDNAPVHALRPGFLSTFALATDQGSKLGLSKNKSIICYYNTYQIVQFNRLPLVISFIASSNANTGLIMSLEKELAPLIEELRQVVEVT